From Musa acuminata AAA Group cultivar baxijiao chromosome BXJ3-8, Cavendish_Baxijiao_AAA, whole genome shotgun sequence, one genomic window encodes:
- the LOC135644343 gene encoding pentatricopeptide repeat-containing protein At1g26900, mitochondrial-like: MTSASATDLSLAMQTNSTRRWPALLSRLLRSSRLQPPQLRQAHALAIKVGLDLLPFPVGKLIAAAAAVADAPYARSIFDRVPAPCLFHYTALLRSLSLARTPAVADAFSVFSSLRSSSGVALDQFAFVPTLKVCARGLALRAGQQLHCLVLKLGFQLYVNVRNTLIHLYCRCGRAADDGRRMFDEMPQENDAVSWSALMSGYLQISEPQKVVELFCEMRARFSQINAAVMVITLSASVDLSHHGSEALHCYCIKSGYYSDLNVATAVAAMYAKTKCMDSAAMVFDATKGKDLVLYNCMVDGYVKSGAIKEAFALLARMKDEGVKPNSATFVGLLSACASSGAVVVGRHIQEHIKEEGLELDAVLGTALVDMYSKSGCLDEAIKVFDGMIDRDVQAWTAMITGLGVHGRAEAALRLFHRMEDEGTRPNEVTFLSVLSACSHGGLVAAAKECFERMVNRYGLSPKIEHYGCLIDIFGRAGILEEAHELIRSMPFEGDAVAWRALLAACRVHGNVELGEVAQRTLVSLGDEHPSDVILLSSTYAAADRWADIEQLGSAGADNAMEKKEAGRSLIEMDVPDLLPTTIMGD; encoded by the coding sequence ATGACTTCGGCAAGTGCTACGGACCTGTCGCTGGCCATGCAAACCAACTCGACTCGACGGTGGCCGGCGCTGCTGTCCCGCCTCCTCCGGTCGTCGCGCCTCCAACCCCCGCAGCTCCGCCAAGCCCACGCCCTAGCGATCAAGGTTGGCCTCGATCTCCTCCCCTTCCCCGTCGGCAAGCTCATCGCCGCGGCCGCCGCCGTCGCCGACGCCCCCTACGCCCGCTCCATCTTCGACCGCGTCCCCGCCCCCTGCCTCTTCCACTATACCGCCCTCCTCCGGAGCCTCTCCCTCGCCCGCACCCCCGCCGTGGCGGATGCCTTCTCCGTCTTCAGCTCGCTGCGCTCCTCGAGCGGCGTCGCCTTGGATCAGTTCGCCTTCGTCCCCACCCTCAAGGTCTGTGCTCGTGGCCTCGCCCTCCGAGCCGGGCAACAGCTTCATTGCCTCGTGCTTAAGCTCGGGTTCCAGCTTTATGTCAACGTCCGGAACACTCTGATCCATCTGTACTGCCGATGCGGGAGGGCGGCCGACGACGGCCGACGGATGTTCGATGAAATGCCCCAGGAGAACGACGCCGTCTCTTGGAGCGCGCTGATGAGTGGGTACCTTCAGATATCCGAGCCCCAAAAGGTGGTGGAATTGTTCTGCGAGATGCGTGCTCGCTTCTCCCAGATTAATGCCGCTGTGATGGTTATCACATTGTCGGCCTCGGTAGATTTGTCTCACCATGGAAGTGAAGCACTGCACTGCTACTGCATTAAATCCGGCTACTATTCTGACTTGAACGTGGCAACTGCAGTCGCAGCTATGTATGCGAAAACGAAATGCATGGATTCAGCAGCGATGGTATTTGATGCCACGAAGGGAAAAGACCTGGTCTTGTACAATTGCATGGTGGATGGGTACGTGAAATCTGGAGCCATCAAAGAAGCTTTCGCTTTACTCGCGAGGATGAAGGATGAGGGAGTCAAGCCGAATTCAGCAACATTCGTGGGGTTGCTCTCAGCCTGTGCTTCCTCGGGTGCGGTTGTCGTCGGCCGGCACATCCAGGAACACATAAAGGAGGAGGGTTTAGAGTTGGATGCTGTTCTGGGGACGGCTTTGGTCGATATGTATTCCAAGAGTGGGTGCCTCGATGAGGCCATCAAGGTGTTCGATGGAATGATCGACAGAGACGTCCAGGCGTGGACAGCCATGATCACGGGCCTTGGAGTCCACGGCAGGGCAGAGGCTGCTCTCCGGCTCTTTCATCGGATGGAAGATGAGGGAACGAGGCCAAACGAAGTTACCTTCTTGTCAGTCCTCAGTGCTTGTAGCCATGGCGGACTGGTAGCTGCAGCGAAGGAATGCTTCGAGAGAATGGTTAACAGATACGGGCTCTCGCCGAAGATCGAACACTATGGATGTCTGATCGATATTTTCGGTAGGGCGGGGATACTGGAGGAAGCACATGAGCTCATAAGGAGCATGCCCTTTGAAGGGGATGCTGTGGCATGGCGCGCTTTGCTTGCGGCCTGCAGGGTCCATGGGAATGTGGAGCTTGGAGAAGTAGCGCAGAGAACTCTGGTGTCCTTGGGCGATGAACACCCGAGCGACGTCATCCTTCTGTCGAGTACCTACGCTGCTGCAGATAGATGGGCAGATATCGAGCAACTAGGATCCGCAGGAGCGGATAATGCAATGGAGAAGAAGGAAGCTGGCCGCAGCTTGATTGAAATGGATGTGCCAGACCTTCTTCCCACAACAATTATGGGCGATTGA